The Nitrospinota bacterium genome includes a region encoding these proteins:
- a CDS encoding deoxyribonuclease IV has protein sequence MMRFGAHMSIAGGIHNAPLRGKEAGCTTIQIFTKNSNQWKARELSQEEIEQFKKNQKLTRIFPIVAHDAYLINIASPDDTIYKKSLDALFIEMKRTEALGLPYLIMHPGAHLGSGEKNGLSKIALSLNILHDKSKDFKMKILLETTAGQGTVLGYKFEHFASIFECIKNKDRLGICLDTSHIFAAGYNIRTKKGYDETIKTFDRIIGLEKVKVFHINDSKKPLGSRVDRHEHIGRGFIGKEGFKNLLRDERFTSHPMILETPKDFEGADIINLKLLRKIASK, from the coding sequence ATGATGAGATTTGGCGCCCATATGTCCATAGCAGGTGGAATCCATAATGCTCCTTTAAGAGGAAAGGAGGCGGGGTGCACTACCATTCAAATCTTTACGAAAAACTCTAATCAATGGAAGGCAAGAGAGCTCTCCCAAGAAGAGATTGAACAATTTAAAAAAAATCAAAAATTGACCCGTATCTTCCCCATCGTTGCCCACGATGCCTATCTTATTAATATAGCTTCCCCAGATGACACAATATATAAAAAATCCCTAGATGCTCTTTTTATTGAGATGAAACGAACTGAGGCTCTTGGACTCCCTTATCTTATAATGCATCCAGGAGCCCATTTGGGCTCAGGAGAAAAGAACGGGCTCAGTAAAATTGCTTTGAGTCTCAATATCCTTCATGACAAGAGTAAAGATTTTAAAATGAAAATACTATTAGAAACCACTGCTGGACAGGGCACGGTTCTCGGATACAAATTTGAACATTTTGCTTCTATCTTTGAATGTATAAAAAATAAAGATAGGCTTGGAATATGTCTGGATACCTCCCATATCTTTGCTGCTGGATACAATATAAGGACGAAGAAGGGTTATGATGAAACAATAAAAACCTTTGACAGAATCATTGGGCTGGAAAAGGTAAAGGTCTTTCATATCAACGATTCAAAAAAGCCTTTAGGAAGCAGGGTTGACAGACATGAACATATAGGGAGGGGTTTTATTGGAAAGGAGGGTTTCAAAAATCTTTTAAGAGATGAAAGATTTACTTCCCATCCCATGATTCTTGAAACACCAAAGGATTTTGAAGGAGCAGATATAATAAATTTGAAACTTCTCAGAAAAATAGCCAGCAAATGA